From the genome of Deltaproteobacteria bacterium:
ATGGCGAGAACTTCGACGTGAATGGCGACGGCATTTTCGACATCCGGGATTTTTCCTTCGATGTGCTCACGAACCCGCTTTACGCCGCCCGCGCATTCCATTTTGACAAGGATGGCGACGGTTTCCCCGACTGCCGCCTGTTTACCGAGCCGCTGGACTGCCGGCTGTTCGACACCAATCTCGACGGCGTTCTGGACGATCAGGATCTGCTGCCGGCGGTCGTTGACCGGAACGGCCGGGTGAATCTGGTGAACGGGTTCTCGATACAGGACCGGTTCCCGGACGGGGCCCCCGACGGCGTGATCGACTATCGCGACATCCTGAACACCGTCACCATCACGCCTGATAATTTCTACCAGCCCGATGACGCCAATCCGTTCACGCTGAACGACAATCTTCCCCGCCTGCTGGAAGCCACACTGGACGGCGTGGAACTGGCATACAGCTCGGGCCTGGGGCCGTCGCTGGAGCGCGGAGCCTTCGCGCTGGCCGAGGGGTTGCGCAACCCGCTCCGGCTGTTCATCAACCGCGAGGACCAGAATGGCCAGGTCGTCAAGGAAGGCCTGCCGACGGTGATTATCCAGGACATCGGCTATGCGCTGCTGACGCAGGATCTGGTGAGTAACGAGTACGTGCTGGGCCCCGCGATCAAGGCGCTCTACGCGCTGCTGACCGACGGTCCCCTCGGATACCAGTCGTTCCGTGGTTCCTTCGAAACCCGGTACGCTGCTGAACTCCGGAAGGAATACAACCTGACGAGCGGCCAGTTTATCGAGGAGTATTTCGACCGGACGAGAGTTGCCGACGGTTCGACCTTCCTCCAGGCGCAGGCGCCCGTGAACCTGCTGACCCAGCCGGTCACGATCCGGATTCCCAACGATTTCGATAATCCTTTTGGGCGCGTTTTCCCGTATGGCACGCTGGAGTTCATTCTCCGCAATGCGCTGGGCAACATTGCGAACGATCCACTCGCATCGGTGGACGCCCTTTTCATACGCACCGCCCACAACTACCGGATGGAACCGCTTTGCCAGGGTCCGGATGGCTGTCTGGCGGTGCCGGTCCAGCGGGTGCTTCCCGACGGCAGTCCGATCGACCTGACCGAAGTCGCACTGGCGACTACCAGCGGCGATCCCGGCCAGGATCTGGTTCCGGGCAATGGACTGCGGATGTTCGGGTTCACCCGTGCAGAGGCACTTCTGGCCTGGGAGACACCGAAGGCAGTGTCCTGCGACATCGAGGCAAACGGACTTCCCCTGGCGACGGTGGCTGGAACGGGAGGATCCCTGAACCTCTCGCCAGATCCTCTCGACCTGGCAACTACCTATTCCGTGACATGCCAGGGTACCGATGGCCCCGTGGAAGGCTCGCTGACGGTGGAGCAGCCGGTAGTGGGCGAGTTCCAGGTCCCCATCCGGGTGTTTGCGGCGACTCCATTCATCAAGACCGCACCCCAGTTCACCTCGCTTGGCTGGGATACCAGCGGCGTCACCGGGTGTTCGATCGACAATGGTATCGGAGCGGTCAATATCCCGTTCGGGCAGGTGTCGGTGAACCCCCCTGCCACGACGACCTATACGCTGACCTGTGATTCGGTGACCGGACCGGTGACCGCATCGACGACGGTTGTCATCGGAACGCCCGGCACAAGCGTGGGACTGAGCAGCATTGAACTTGATGTCGCATCGGCAGCGAACGTGATCGATTTCAGCTTCGCGGTTCCGGGCGACATCATGGTGGTGGCTCGCCAGCCACTGCACTATGCCATTTGCGCGCCTGCTCTGGACGATCTTCCCAACGCCCCATCGGTCCTCGACCTGAGGCGGATGGCGGCGCCGGAAGTCGATGCCAGCGGGATTCCGCTGAACCCGGATATCCTGGACCCTGACAACTGCGATCAGTACCAGGTCTGGGATATCGATTCCCGGCCCGGGTATCCGGCTTACCGGGACAATACGATTGAAATCGAATCCCTGGAACCCACACCGGGGCTCCGTTTCGCCGACCGGCGCCGGATGGTGGACCTTATCTGCAGCAAGGAGACGGTCGATTGCTATCGGGTGATGCAGGTGATCGGCGAGAGCGGCATCTATCTGGCGGCCGAGGAGGGGCTGGATGACGATATCCTGCCGGGTGATGACATCGAAACCCGGCTTTCCGGCGGTGGGCTGTATCTGGGCACGATGGCAAACTACCTTGAAAGACTGCCCCATCAGCTGTTCCAGATTTACAACTTCCACCAGGAAGACGGACGGATCCCGACGTTTGACGGCCTGCCGCCGAACTTCGACTTCTCCAACATCGACCTTTCCCGCGCCCAGGCCAACGGTTCCCCGGAGTTCCGCCCCTCCATTGCGCAACAGATGACTCGTGCGCTGCCGATTTTCGACATCCAGGGCGAGTTCACGCTGCACTACGGGAGCGATCTGAGGCGTCTCAATCCGGTTTCGACGACGGCGTACTCCGGCCAGCCACTTTCAAACCTGTGCCCGGTGAATTCGGTACCGGTTCTTTCCTGTAGCGGGGATTTCAGCGGCAACCCGTATACTGAAATCAATCACGATGGCACCGAGGACGATCTGGTGCTTCAGATCGGGACTGTGCAGGAACGGTTCCGCGTCAAGGCCGTGAAGGCGGACCAGATACTCTGCGTGAGCACCATATCCGTTAATGGCACGTCGCTGCCGGCCAGCATACCCGTTGTGGGAAGCGCCGGGTTCTCGCCGGATCTCAACTTCTACGATCCGTTCGCGAGTTTCGTGCCCGGCAGTCCGAACAATCCGCCTGACGAACTGAATGTGCGCGACGCGGCGGCCACGATATGCAAGCGGCAGGAACCGCCCACGGCGACTGTCTGCTCGGCATATCCGGCCTTTGTGCCGGGTGATCCGGTGCCGATCGTGCCGCGGAACTTCTGCACGGTAGAGAGCACATCGGTGTACCGGTGTAACGCCCCGCATCCCGGTGTCGATCCAAGCTGCCTGGTCAACGACACGGCTCCGCCGTCCGGTTCGGTTACCAGTTACAGCATTCGCCGGTCGGTGAACGTGCTGGCGCAACTGCTTCCCCAGGTTTCACGGGTTCGCACGGCGACCGCCCGCCAGATGATCGAGGACACCAGCGCGATGACGGCTCCGCTGCTGGAGGGGTCGCTGGTGAGCGAATCCGACAAGCAGGCGATCCGCGAGTCGCTGAAGGCAATCGAGGCGCTGGCCCGGAACGGAATTCTTCCGGTGGGGGTCCGTCTGGCGCAGGGACTGATCCGGCCCAATGGCCAGAACCTGAACGTCAATGACGCCATCATCACGGCGAGCCGATCGCTAACCCGGTCCCGGCAGATGGATAACGGGGAGATCACCAACAACCGGATCGTTCTCCAGCAGCTGGAACCCCTGCTGGCGGCGCTGCTGAATCCGGATAACCCCCTGGTCCGGGACGCGCTCGACTTCCTGAACGCGTTCGATGAAGTCACCATCCAGAGCGTCAACAATCCGATCGTGATTCCTCCGATGCATTCGGCCTCTGACCCGGTGATCTACCGTGACATCATCGGGATTCCATGCAGTCTGGAGGAGATCGGCGTCGGGGCGTTCCCATGCGAGAACCGTACCGATGGTATCTCGCTGCTGGTGGACTTTGTCCGGGCGGCGACGGCAGCGGTTCCGCTACGGACCAAGGCAGGAGCAGTGCAGTATGATGCTTCCGGCAATCCCATCCTCATGCGGCCTGGCGATTTTCTCACGCAGGGGGCCGATGATCTCATGGCGCTCCTGGTTGACTGTATTGTCGGGGATGTGCCGCCGATCGGCATCGGCGCGCCGGTTTTCAACTGCAGTTCGCTGGAAGAACCTGCCCAACTGACGCTTTTTGGCGACATCATTGTCCAGGCGGCGCTTACGTTCGGAGCCATCGGGACCGATCCGGAGTTCGACACCGAGCTGGTCCCGTTCACGGCCACGCTGCTCGGCACGATCGGGGATCTGCTTGCCACGCCGCGGGGACAGCGCAAGGAGGATCCCCTTCTCTCGACGTTGCGGTTGTTCGCCGCTGAGCAGAGCCTGGCTGCGCTGGGTGAGGCCAACGACGCATTCCAGTCGCTGAACCATTCGGACCGCCAGAAGCTGCTTTCCTTCATCATCGACCAGTTTGACCCGAATACCGGCGCCGTCGCCGGATTTATCGACGCTACCATCCCGCTGATCGAGGCGGACGCGAAACTGGTGTTCCAGAAGGGCCTTTCGGAATTTTTCCAGGTCAATGTGGACCTGCCGCCTGTGCTCTGTTCCGCCGCGCCGTCGCTGGCCGGCCGGGTTATTGAATGCATGACGCGGGTACTGGGCGATGTCCCGGAGCAGGACATCCGGTTTTTATATGATACGCTGGTCGAACTGATTGATACAGGGGTGGCGGACGTACTGGTGGGCGTCATCTCCCAGCTGGTAACGACGGGGGCACTTGAGCGCCTGACGCCGACGCTGGTGCTGATGTCTCAGGAAAACGTGACCGACGAGATGGTTATTTTTGTCAGCATTCTGCTGAATAATGGGGTGCTGGGGGTGGACAGGCCGAGATGAATCCTCGCAACTTGAGCGGAGGGCTGCCCGGCGGACGGTGGAGACACCGGCTCGCGGCGATGGCTTTCCTGTCCGCGGCCCTGCTGCTGCCGGCCGCTGCACGGGCCCAGTCGCCTGCCATCCAGTTCGGCCTCGGTTCGAAGTCGATGGCGCTGGGCGGTGCAGTGTCCGCGCATGCGGATGATTTCGCCGCCGTGTTCTACAACCCCGCCGGACTTGCGAACAAGACCGACCTCCAGCTTTCGGCCGGCCCGCAGCTGGTCATTCCCAGCTTCCGGATCCAGAGCTTTTCCGGTACCCGGAAGGGGAGCACCAAGACATTCCTTGCCAACAATTTCGGCGGTGTTGTGCCGATTGGCGGTCCGTTCGAACGCAAGCTCGCCATCGGACTGGCTGCCTACACACCGTTCCCGACCATCGTTTCTATACGTATCCGCACACCCGAGGAACCCTCGTTTGTTTTCAGCGAGGACCAGCTCCAGACGCCGGTGATTGCCTTTGGTGCCGCATACCGGGTGAACCAGTATTTCTCGTTTGGCGCCGGCGGGCAGCTCCTCGTGACGGCGAAGGGCAAGATACGGACATCTGTGGACCTCGCCAACGCCGCGATACGCCAGCGCGATACGTCGATCACCATTGCGCCGACGCTTGCTCCCATTCTGGGTGTGCAGATCACCCCGATCCGGTACCTGAAGCTGGGCATGTTCTACAGGGGCAAGGTGAAGCCCGATTTCGACCTGCCGATCGACGTGGACGCCGACATTATCGGGTTCTCGTCGTCGTTCACGAGTTCGATCCTGTTCTCCCCGGCCCAGCTTGGTGGCGGTCTCTCTTTCGAGGTGCTTGAGAAACTGATCCTTTCGACCGACTTCGTGTACGTGTTCTCGTCAGAAACACCGAGCCCCGGCATCGCGCTGCGGATCACGCCGACCGCGCTGGTTGCGCCGATCGTCACCATCGATCCGGACCCGAACTTCAGCAACACCTACGAACTGCGTGCCGGTGTCGAGTACAAGCTGAACGAGGATATCCGGTTCAGGGCGGGGTATTTCCGGCGTACAAGCCCCGCTCCCGAGCAGGTTTTCGACACGAGCTTCCTGGACTCCACTGCCAACGGTTTCTCCATTGGCACCGGTGTCACGCTGAAGGATCCGACGGAAATACTCCAGAAGCCGTTCACGATTGACAACCATTTCCAGTGGACCCAGTACCAGCGTCGGACGTACCAGCGTGAATCACCGCTGCACCCGATCGGTGATCTCCGCTTCAAGGGCCGGGTATTCAACATCGGCGCGACATTTACGGTGAGGTTCTGAGAACGATGCGTATGCACCGGAAACTGACGATAGGGGTGATACTGGTGGCTGCGGCCGGATTCTGGCTGGGGCCGCAGGGCTGCACCGATCCGTTCCTTCCCGATCCGTTCCCCACTGATCCGCAGGTGGGCTACCTTGCCACGCTGGGCAAGGTGCCCCTGTTCGCATCGGACACGACACAGTCCGGCTTTGTCTACACGTTCGACGATTACGGCGTCGGCAGTCCCTACGTGCTGATCAATCCGGATGGCACGTATTCAATGTATTTCCAGGGCGATGACCAGCCCGACAGCGCCAGCGACCGGAACGTGACTTTCGCCATTGGCCGCTCAGATTCCGACACCGAGGGGCAGACCTGGGGCCCCCGGGAAGTCATTCTCGTGAGGCGCAATCTGGCCGACGATCCGGGGCTCGTCCCGTTCGATCCGCCGGTGCCGGCGGTGGCAGGATGCGGCCCCAACGGCCTGATCGAGAACTGTTACGATTCAAATGGCGTGACCGACCCGATGGTGGCTGATGGGTTCCTTTACTATGCGGGGCCTGGGCTTCCGGATCCGATTCTCCGGTTCGACGGCGCCGAAGTTCCCGAAGTCCCGCCGGCAATCGGCCGGGCGCAGTTGCCCCCGGTAAACCAGATTGGCCGCAATGGGGTACCGCTTCTGATCGCCAACAAGGCGATGACGGCTGGCGACCCGGTGATCACGACAGAGGAAGACGCGTTCTTCAACTCACTGGCCGATTCGTTCGATCCCTACACGCTGCCGTGCGACCGGAAATCGTTCCTGCCGGACGAGTTTGGCAGTGCATCGGTCACGGAACTGAATTCGCGGAATTCGGCGCGGGCCACGGGAGTCCGGGCGGGGCCTTACCCTTGGGAATCGGGCGGCGTCAGCTCGCCCTTTGTCATCCAGAGTCCGTATGAACGGAACCGGGTTCTCATGTATTATACCTGCACCGAGGAGTTCGGGCGGATTGTCCAGGGGGACTGCGAGGTCCGGAAGATCGACCGGATCTGTGTTGCCGAGATGAGGACCACCAGTGACGGGCGGATGGTTGCCGAGCGGCTCATCCGGTCCGATTCCGACGTGGTATATGCGACGCCATACGCCCCGAACCGGCCCCTTGCCAACAACATCGTCGTCAACAACGGCAACTTCCCCGGCTTTGACGACGTAGGCAGCGGTGACCCGACTATCGAGCTCTCAACCACCATCACCGGCCGGGTGGTCATGCGGATGTGGTACACCGGCACGAGCGAGATCGGCGCCCAGCGAGTGGGCATCACGGGATCATTCGATGGTTTCGACTGGGATGCCGACGACCAGGTGCTCCGTATCTCGACCATCATTCCGACCAATCCCGTCCTGGTCCAGGCGGCCAAGTCGGCCAAGCCGGCCTCGACATTCGATTCCAGTGATGTGCTTCGTGTGTTCTATGAGTCGACTAGCAAGGGGCTCGCCTCGATCAACATGGCGACGATCGTCCGGCTGGACGACACGATTCCTCCCACGATCCAGTTCCTTTCGCCGCAGGGCTCCAGCCTGGTGTTTTCCCAGGGCGGGTCGGTCACGTTCCGCCTCCGCTTCGAGGATTTCGGCGGTTCGGGTATCGACCAGTCCACGTTCCAGATCCGTATTACCGGTATCCAGACAACTGCCGGTGCCGGCACTGCGATTACTGCCACCAACCAGACCACCAATGGTGCCGTCGGCAGCGGATCGCCGCCGACCCTCAAGCTGAACGAGGATTTCAACGAGGAGTTCCCGGCCTTCCGGTTCGACGT
Proteins encoded in this window:
- a CDS encoding outer membrane protein transport protein, which produces MNPRNLSGGLPGGRWRHRLAAMAFLSAALLLPAAARAQSPAIQFGLGSKSMALGGAVSAHADDFAAVFYNPAGLANKTDLQLSAGPQLVIPSFRIQSFSGTRKGSTKTFLANNFGGVVPIGGPFERKLAIGLAAYTPFPTIVSIRIRTPEEPSFVFSEDQLQTPVIAFGAAYRVNQYFSFGAGGQLLVTAKGKIRTSVDLANAAIRQRDTSITIAPTLAPILGVQITPIRYLKLGMFYRGKVKPDFDLPIDVDADIIGFSSSFTSSILFSPAQLGGGLSFEVLEKLILSTDFVYVFSSETPSPGIALRITPTALVAPIVTIDPDPNFSNTYELRAGVEYKLNEDIRFRAGYFRRTSPAPEQVFDTSFLDSTANGFSIGTGVTLKDPTEILQKPFTIDNHFQWTQYQRRTYQRESPLHPIGDLRFKGRVFNIGATFTVRF